The Bdellovibrio bacteriovorus region CGAGTTGTTACAACCAAATTCACTTCTGAAAGAAGCTTTTGATAGTCTTTCCATTGCGAAAGCTCTTCGAACTTATCTGCACCAACAACCAAATAAAGATCGTTCGCATCGTAAGTTTTACGAAGATTCAAAACTGTATCAATCGTGTAGCTCATGCCACCGCGTTTGATTTCTTGATCGTCTACGAAGTAAGTCTCGCCATATTGTTCAAAGGCTAGGCGAGTTAGTTCCAAACGTTGTTCTGCTGTTGGACCCTCAACCGGAGTTTTCAAAGGATTTTGAGCTGCAGGAACGATGTGAACTTTTTGAAGGCCGACTTTTTTCGCTACTGTTTGAATAGCGTTGATGTGGCCCATATGCGGTGGATTAAAACTTCCACCAAAAATACCTATTTTCATTATTCTTCTTCCTCTTGCATGATTTGACGAGCAAGTTCTTGAATAAATTCTTTGATATTTTTGCCCGTCACTGCCGAGATTGCGTAAGGCTCTTGGCCCGAAATATCTTTGAACTTATTTTTAAGTTTCATCAGTTGTGTTTCGCTTAATGTGTCGATCTTGTTGAGCACAACAAACTGAGGACGCGTGGCAAGAGGGAAGAATCCTTCTTTGTCTTCGTTGTTGGTGTCGTACATCTTAAGCTCGTTATTAATATCTAAATAGTCTTCCACTGGATCACGTCCCGACATCCCGGAAGCATCAATCAAGTGAATGAAAAGACGTGTGCGTTCGATGTGTTTTAGGAATTGAATTCCTAATCCCACACCTTCGTGCGCGCCCTTCACTAATCCTGGGATATCCGCAACGACGAATGACGTGTAGTCACCGGCTTTGACGACACCCAAGTTCGGAGTCAAAGTTGTAAAAGGATAATCCGCGATCTTCGGACGAGCCGCAGAGATGCGCGAAATCAAAGTGGACTTTCCAGCATTTGGAAAACCAATGATTCCCACGTCGGCGATCAATTTCAACTCAAGCTTAACTTCAATCTCTTCACCGTCTTCGCCAGGTTGTGCGTAGTCCGGAGCTTGATTCACACTTGTTTTGAAAAACTCGTTACCCATTCCGCCACGTCCGCCTTTAAGCAAAACGTATTCAGAAATTCCCGTCATATCGACAATGATTTCGCCTTCAAGAGTACGAATCACTGTTCCTTCAGGAACAATCATCACAAGGTCTTCACCGTTGTGACCGGATTTTTGTCGACCCATACCCATCTGGCCATTTTGTGCCGCATATCTTTTGTTCTGACGAATATCGACAAGAGAATTGATATGTTTAGACGTGCGGATAATGACGTCGCCGCCTTTTCCGCCGTTACCACCATCAGGACCACCGCGAGGCATAAGCGATTCACGGCGATAGCTGACGCAACCAGGACCACCTCGGCCTGACGCAAGAGATATTTTTACTTCATCGATAAACTTCATATAGCACCAACGGTCACGGCTGTATCACAGATTCACTGAGATGGGCATGCCAGAGTAAGGACATTGAAAGCGTTATAGGGGGAAAAGATGTGGGGTGAGGCCCAAACAGAAAAAGGAGCCAGTTTGAGGTGGCTCCTTTTCAGTATGAAAAATTCTTGATGCTTATCAGAACTGATTAATCGAAACGATTAAACAGCTTTTGGATAAACACTAACTTTGAAACGCTCTTTAGAGAAACGTTCAAACTTAACAAGACCTTCGACAACAGAATAGATCGTGTAATCGCGACCCATTTTAACATTGTTACCCAAGTGGAATTTTGTTCCACGTTGACGAACAATGATTGTTCCCGGAAGAACTTTTTCACCACCAAAGCGTTTTACACCTAAGCGTTTACTCTGTGAATCACGACCGTTCTTTGTACTACCACCGGCTTTTTTACTTGCCATGACTAACCTCTCTTAAGAATTAAAAATTATGCTTTCTTAGAAGTTTTCTTAGCTGCTTTTTTCTTAGCGCCAGTTGCTTTTTTTGCAGTCTTTTTAACTGCTTTTTTAGCAACTTTCTTTTTCGCTACTTTTTTAGCCGCTTTTTTAACAACTTCTGCAGTTCCTTTGTTCGCTGCGCGCTCTTTACGAGCTGCTACGCGAGCTTGTGCTTTTTCTGCACGAACTGCTGCTACGTCTACTACTTTTGCAGATTCATCTGTTTTCGCAGTTTTACCGTCGAAAGAGATCGCCTTAACAAAAAGCTCTGTGAACTCTTGTTTGTGAGTTGCAAACTTTCTGTAACCTTGACGACGCTTCTTTTTGAAGACGATTTGTTTTCTTGTTTTAGCTTGTTTTGTAACTACAACAGTTACTTTC contains the following coding sequences:
- the obgE gene encoding GTPase ObgE — encoded protein: MKFIDEVKISLASGRGGPGCVSYRRESLMPRGGPDGGNGGKGGDVIIRTSKHINSLVDIRQNKRYAAQNGQMGMGRQKSGHNGEDLVMIVPEGTVIRTLEGEIIVDMTGISEYVLLKGGRGGMGNEFFKTSVNQAPDYAQPGEDGEEIEVKLELKLIADVGIIGFPNAGKSTLISRISAARPKIADYPFTTLTPNLGVVKAGDYTSFVVADIPGLVKGAHEGVGLGIQFLKHIERTRLFIHLIDASGMSGRDPVEDYLDINNELKMYDTNNEDKEGFFPLATRPQFVVLNKIDTLSETQLMKLKNKFKDISGQEPYAISAVTGKNIKEFIQELARQIMQEEEE
- the rpmA gene encoding 50S ribosomal protein L27; its protein translation is MASKKAGGSTKNGRDSQSKRLGVKRFGGEKVLPGTIIVRQRGTKFHLGNNVKMGRDYTIYSVVEGLVKFERFSKERFKVSVYPKAV
- the rplU gene encoding 50S ribosomal protein L21 — protein: MYAIIRTGGKQYKVQAGDVLQVDKLEQALGAEFEINEVLMVGGESTAVGQPLVKGAKVTVVVTKQAKTRKQIVFKKKRRQGYRKFATHKQEFTELFVKAISFDGKTAKTDESAKVVDVAAVRAEKAQARVAARKERAANKGTAEVVKKAAKKVAKKKVAKKAVKKTAKKATGAKKKAAKKTSKKA